The Syntrophales bacterium genome includes a window with the following:
- a CDS encoding virulence RhuM family protein, with amino-acid sequence MKKKKKIPDNQIAVYQTPEGGVNIEVLYANENIWLPQKRMAELFGCSADNISLHLKNIYKEKELDESSTAEDFSVVQIEGKREVSRSVTCYSLEAIIAVGYRVNSERGTQFRQWAITILQKYIHKGFAIDSDRFKYGSRFSTRFFDDLLEEIRDIRASERMAYQKITDIYATSIDYSFKAEDTKMFFATVQNKLHFAITGQTAAEIVAKRADSAKPNMGLTSWRKGSKGKIMPGDVSIAKNYLSKPEINHLNRIVTMYLDFAELQAVRNIPMYMKDWIEKLNAFLKFSEYEILTNAGSISHEIALALAHKEYEIFKKDQDKNYISDFDREVKMLLGKNKNDGNEHE; translated from the coding sequence ATGAAAAAAAAGAAGAAAATCCCGGACAATCAGATTGCTGTATATCAGACCCCTGAGGGGGGTGTTAATATAGAAGTGCTGTATGCCAATGAAAACATCTGGCTGCCTCAAAAACGAATGGCGGAACTGTTTGGGTGCAGTGCGGACAACATTTCTTTGCATCTGAAGAATATCTATAAAGAAAAAGAACTCGATGAATCTTCAACTGCCGAGGATTTCTCGGTAGTTCAAATCGAAGGAAAAAGGGAGGTTTCCCGCAGTGTGACCTGCTATTCTCTGGAGGCTATTATAGCCGTGGGGTATCGAGTCAATTCGGAACGTGGTACACAATTTCGGCAATGGGCGATTACAATTCTCCAGAAATATATACACAAAGGGTTTGCCATTGACAGCGACCGTTTTAAATACGGTTCCCGCTTCAGCACCCGGTTTTTTGATGATTTACTTGAAGAAATCAGGGATATCCGCGCAAGCGAAAGAATGGCGTACCAAAAAATTACAGATATTTATGCTACTTCGATTGATTACTCTTTTAAGGCCGAAGATACAAAAATGTTTTTTGCCACAGTTCAAAATAAACTTCACTTTGCCATTACCGGGCAAACTGCCGCCGAAATAGTAGCCAAACGGGCAGATAGCGCAAAGCCCAATATGGGATTAACATCATGGAGAAAAGGATCCAAAGGTAAAATCATGCCAGGTGATGTTTCCATTGCCAAAAATTATTTAAGCAAACCGGAGATCAATCATCTAAACCGCATCGTCACGATGTATCTGGATTTTGCGGAATTACAGGCTGTTCGTAATATTCCAATGTATATGAAAGACTGGATTGAAAAGCTGAATGCCTTTTTAAAATTCAGCGAATATGAAATCCTGACCAATGCCGGTTCAATCAGCCATGAAATTGCTTTGGCCTTGGCGCATAAGGAATATGAAATTTTCAAGAAAGATCAGGATAAAAATTACATTTCCGATTTTGACCGCGAAGTAAAAATGCTTTTAGGCAAAAACAAAAACGATGGAAATGAACATGAATAA
- a CDS encoding transposase has product MCTQNRSCLFWKIENREMIDKWWNELKYKYRNIELHEQIIMPDHSHGIIQIINKTVPVGSPLHVMIQWFKTMTTNEYIRGVKNNGWSRFNKKLWQRNYYEHIIRDEESCYQISEYIQTNPMKWQDDKYYV; this is encoded by the coding sequence ATTTGCACGCAAAACCGATCGTGTTTGTTCTGGAAAATTGAAAATAGGGAAATGATTGATAAATGGTGGAACGAATTGAAATATAAATACAGGAATATTGAATTGCACGAACAAATCATTATGCCAGATCATTCCCACGGCATTATTCAAATCATCAATAAAACCGTACCCGTAGGTTCGCCCCTACATGTGATGATTCAATGGTTTAAAACGATGACCACCAATGAATATATTCGTGGCGTAAAAAATAATGGTTGGTCACGGTTTAACAAAAAATTATGGCAACGCAATTATTACGAACATATTATCCGTGATGAAGAATCCTGTTATCAAATATCGGAATATATACAAACCAATCCCATGAAATGGCAGGATGATAAATATTATGTCTAA
- a CDS encoding TM0106 family RecB-like putative nuclease, with protein MSKPITASILYNLVQCPHRVSMDLFGDPALRDPINPFVQLLWERGNAFEQEVIEGLKLPFTNLHTYYGDEKERFTMEAMECGDNLIYSGRISADGLVGEPDILRRCGNGYIAGDIKSGEGEEGGSEDIDGKPKKHYAVQLALYTDILERSGFSGGRIPFVWDVHGKEVEYILDAPRSSRKPATLWDEYQSILETARQLVVQTGDSLPAFGSRCKLCHWYTACTNRLEELDDLTLIPELGRVRQDNILTYVDSVRDLAQANLETLINGKKTIIPRIGADMLIKFQERARLQKQPGARPYLKEVFNPPDSDFELFFDVETDPMRDICYLHGFVERHGGDNGTERYIAFLAEEPTSEEEESAFGEAWAYVKDCRPCAVYYYAAYERTIWRKLQKRYPHVATEEEIEEMFEPATAVDLYHHVVRPKTEWPTRDYSLKTLASCLGFKWRDVNPSGAASIEWYHRWVEGGDTEIRQRILDYNEDDCVAMRVLLDGIRGLSLR; from the coding sequence GTGAGCAAACCAATTACTGCCTCAATTCTATACAATCTCGTTCAGTGCCCCCATCGCGTTAGCATGGATCTGTTCGGCGATCCTGCCCTGAGAGACCCCATAAATCCATTCGTGCAGCTTTTATGGGAAAGGGGAAACGCTTTCGAGCAGGAGGTGATAGAGGGGCTTAAGCTGCCTTTCACCAATCTTCACACTTACTATGGTGATGAGAAAGAACGATTCACTATGGAGGCAATGGAATGTGGTGATAACCTCATTTACAGTGGCCGCATAAGTGCCGACGGTCTCGTTGGTGAGCCGGATATTCTGCGACGATGTGGCAATGGTTACATCGCTGGTGATATCAAGAGTGGTGAAGGTGAGGAAGGGGGCAGTGAAGACATTGACGGAAAGCCGAAGAAGCACTACGCGGTCCAGCTTGCTCTATATACGGATATTCTTGAACGATCAGGATTTTCAGGCGGGCGGATTCCCTTTGTCTGGGATGTGCACGGAAAAGAGGTTGAGTACATTCTTGATGCTCCGCGAAGTTCACGGAAACCGGCCACCCTGTGGGATGAGTATCAATCTATTTTAGAAACTGCACGTCAATTGGTGGTCCAGACTGGAGATTCTCTTCCGGCGTTCGGCAGCAGATGCAAACTCTGTCACTGGTACACGGCATGTACTAACAGATTGGAAGAACTCGATGATTTAACTCTCATTCCTGAATTAGGAAGAGTCAGGCAGGATAACATATTAACATATGTTGATTCTGTCAGGGATTTAGCACAAGCCAACCTGGAAACATTAATAAATGGTAAAAAAACGATTATTCCCCGTATTGGAGCTGATATGCTGATAAAGTTTCAGGAACGTGCCAGACTTCAGAAACAACCCGGGGCAAGGCCGTATTTGAAGGAAGTATTTAATCCGCCAGATTCGGATTTTGAACTCTTTTTCGATGTTGAAACCGACCCGATGAGGGATATTTGCTATCTTCATGGTTTTGTCGAACGTCATGGCGGGGACAATGGCACGGAACGATATATCGCTTTTCTCGCAGAAGAACCAACATCGGAGGAAGAAGAAAGTGCGTTTGGTGAGGCGTGGGCTTATGTAAAAGACTGCCGGCCATGTGCGGTTTATTACTACGCCGCTTATGAACGCACTATCTGGCGTAAACTGCAGAAGAGGTATCCTCATGTTGCAACGGAAGAGGAAATAGAAGAGATGTTTGAACCTGCAACTGCCGTGGATCTGTACCATCATGTTGTAAGGCCGAAAACGGAATGGCCGACTCGTGATTATTCTCTTAAAACTCTTGCATCATGCCTTGGTTTCAAGTGGCGGGATGTGAATCCATCAGGGGCCGCGTCGATCGAGTGGTATCATCGCTGGGTTGAGGGTGGCGACACCGAAATTCGCCAGCGGATCCTTGACTATAACGAGGATGATTGCGTGGCCATGAGAGTTTTGCTGGATGGTATTAGAGGTTTGTCTTTGCGATAG
- a CDS encoding nucleotidyltransferase domain-containing protein yields MDKSAVLEIISRFRKAIEARNIKVSRLILFGSYATGEFREGSDIDLIVISDDFAGNDYWQRIDILSDVVYEIFEPIEVIAMTPDEWNNRESVMVDYAKEGEVIYAAA; encoded by the coding sequence ATGGATAAAAGCGCAGTTTTAGAAATAATTTCTCGTTTTAGAAAAGCGATAGAAGCCAGAAATATCAAGGTCAGTCGATTAATACTCTTTGGCTCTTATGCCACAGGGGAATTCAGGGAGGGCAGTGATATTGACCTTATCGTTATATCTGATGATTTTGCGGGTAACGATTACTGGCAGCGAATCGATATTCTTTCAGATGTCGTCTATGAGATTTTTGAACCCATCGAGGTCATTGCCATGACTCCCGATGAATGGAATAATAGAGAATCCGTCATGGTTGATTACGCAAAAGAAGGGGAGGTAATCTATGCCGCCGCATAA